The following coding sequences lie in one Metallumcola ferriviriculae genomic window:
- the htpG gene encoding molecular chaperone HtpG yields the protein MTKKQFRAESKRLLDLMVNSIYTNKEIFLRELISNASDAIDKIYYKALTDDSLSFNKEDYYIEVAADKDNRILKVSDTGIGMTKQELEENLGVIANSGSLAFKAENAGKDGHDIIGQFGVGFYSVFMVAEVVTVISRALGSNEAYKWESKGADGYNIEQCEKSTVGTDVILKIKETTADENFDEYLEEYQLKSTIKKYSDFIRYPIRMEVSGTRLKEGSDKEYEEYSEEQVINSMVPLWKKNKNELSQEDYDNFYAEKRYGFDKPITHIHISAEGTVSYKAILYIPETMPYDFYTKEYEKGLELYANGVLIMNKCADLLPDYFSFVKGMVDSEDLSLNISREMLQHDRQLKLIAKNIKTKIKNELEKILQNDREKYEEFYKSFGRQLKYGVYSEFGSNKDILQDLLMFHSSKEQKLVTLDEYVSRMSEEQKYIYYASGESIERIEKLPQTELVSDKGYEILYFADDIDEFAISILSSYKDKEFRSVSSGDLGLDTEQDIDPSDADKGNEKLFDQMKDILSNKIKAVRASKRLKNHPVCLSNDGELSIEMEKVLKSMPNNQNVQADKVLEINLNHEVFQILEEAYEKDEDKFKLYTGLLYNQALLIEGLPIDDPVEFTNNICKIMV from the coding sequence TTGACTAAAAAACAGTTTAGAGCTGAATCTAAAAGATTGTTGGATTTGATGGTCAACTCTATTTATACCAACAAGGAAATCTTTTTAAGGGAACTAATTTCCAATGCCAGTGACGCCATCGATAAAATTTATTACAAGGCTTTAACAGATGATTCTTTAAGCTTTAATAAAGAAGACTATTACATCGAAGTAGCTGCCGATAAGGATAACAGAATATTGAAGGTATCCGATACTGGTATTGGCATGACAAAACAAGAACTGGAGGAAAATCTGGGAGTAATTGCAAACAGTGGCTCATTGGCATTTAAAGCAGAAAACGCAGGAAAAGATGGCCATGACATTATCGGACAGTTTGGAGTGGGATTTTATTCGGTTTTTATGGTTGCAGAAGTGGTAACTGTGATAAGCAGAGCATTGGGCAGTAATGAGGCTTATAAATGGGAATCAAAGGGTGCGGACGGTTACAACATTGAGCAGTGTGAAAAGAGCACAGTGGGCACCGATGTTATTCTTAAGATTAAAGAGACTACGGCAGATGAGAATTTTGACGAGTATTTAGAGGAATATCAGTTAAAATCCACTATTAAGAAATATTCCGATTTTATCAGGTACCCGATAAGAATGGAAGTTAGTGGGACAAGATTGAAGGAAGGCAGTGACAAGGAATACGAGGAATACAGCGAAGAGCAGGTCATCAATAGTATGGTACCTCTTTGGAAAAAGAACAAAAACGAGCTTAGTCAGGAAGATTATGACAACTTCTATGCAGAAAAACGCTATGGCTTTGACAAGCCGATAACACATATTCACATAAGTGCCGAAGGTACGGTCAGTTACAAAGCAATTTTATATATTCCGGAAACAATGCCATACGATTTCTACACAAAAGAATATGAAAAAGGCTTGGAGTTATATGCAAACGGTGTTTTGATTATGAATAAGTGTGCAGATCTGCTGCCTGACTATTTTAGCTTCGTCAAAGGAATGGTGGATTCAGAAGATTTGTCTCTTAACATTTCCAGGGAGATGCTGCAGCACGACAGACAGTTGAAACTTATCGCTAAAAATATCAAGACTAAAATCAAGAATGAATTAGAAAAGATTTTACAAAATGATAGAGAGAAGTATGAAGAGTTCTACAAATCCTTTGGCAGACAGCTAAAATATGGAGTCTACAGTGAATTTGGGAGCAACAAGGATATTTTGCAGGACTTACTGATGTTTCATTCGTCAAAAGAACAAAAACTTGTCACTTTAGACGAATATGTATCCAGAATGTCTGAAGAACAAAAATACATTTACTATGCCTCGGGAGAATCAATTGAAAGAATTGAGAAACTGCCACAAACAGAACTTGTTTCAGATAAAGGCTATGAAATCTTATACTTTGCTGATGATATTGACGAATTTGCTATCAGTATTTTAAGTTCCTATAAAGACAAGGAATTTAGATCGGTTTCTAGCGGTGACTTGGGTCTTGACACCGAGCAAGACATAGATCCCTCTGACGCGGATAAGGGCAACGAAAAATTATTTGATCAGATGAAAGATATCCTGTCAAACAAAATAAAGGCTGTTAGGGCCTCAAAAAGATTAAAGAATCATCCGGTATGTCTCTCAAACGATGGTGAACTAAGCATAGAAATGGAGAAAGTATTAAAATCTATGCCCAATAATCAAAATGTGCAAGCAGACAAGGTTTTGGAAATTAATCTAAATCACGAAGTGTTTCAAATACTAGAGGAAGCTTACGAAAAAGATGAGGATAAGTTTAAGCTGTATACAGGTCTGCTGTATAATCAAGCATTACTTATTGAAGGGTTGCCGATAGATGATCCGGTGGAATTTACAAACAATATCTGTAAAATAATGGTCTAG
- a CDS encoding sodium:solute symporter family protein produces MNVAICIYLLLVVLLGIVGILKTKTFEDHVVANRELPWGIAALSIAATLIGTGATLGVGEMAYKIGISSMLYPTILGVSLLVSMFVAAARFRASNCYTIPELLSADYGETSRYVLAVATILRWVGPTAAQFLAAGVVLTSITGWDLTITIIVSACVILFYTILGGMWSASITDALQVIVIYIALVLLSTLTIKEFGGMSQLLSKLPSEFSSWTNVGIVPLTSWLGGLISLGFVSQPWLQRCASVTTPKNAVKAGILAGLLVLPVGLLSAYVGVLARVQLPGLDAKAAVPAVIMNTFSPFVAGIFVASIIAAAMSCADSWIHSSATLMVKDIYLRIKPNASSKEVYRMTVYSTIFVGILALVLALMWKGGIIMLVMFTGVWSSVIYIGPLLVSWFLPIKLKPRVGLGIMLFLLVLGPVLLFSPNYIFKVHPNFSLAIIALAVTVISLLIPGATYSDHKETVYDQSEVEA; encoded by the coding sequence ATGAATGTTGCTATTTGCATTTACTTATTGCTAGTGGTTCTTTTGGGAATAGTGGGTATTTTAAAAACAAAGACATTTGAGGACCACGTGGTTGCCAACAGGGAGCTGCCTTGGGGAATTGCAGCCTTAAGCATAGCTGCTACTTTAATTGGGACGGGAGCGACCTTGGGTGTAGGAGAAATGGCCTACAAAATAGGGATTTCCTCCATGTTATATCCGACAATTTTAGGTGTCTCGTTATTAGTTTCGATGTTTGTCGCGGCTGCTCGTTTTCGAGCATCAAACTGTTACACGATACCTGAACTTCTGTCTGCGGATTATGGTGAAACCTCACGTTACGTGTTGGCTGTAGCGACAATCTTGCGTTGGGTTGGGCCGACAGCAGCTCAATTTCTCGCCGCCGGGGTAGTATTAACAAGTATCACGGGCTGGGATTTAACTATTACAATTATAGTTAGTGCTTGTGTTATTCTCTTTTATACAATATTGGGAGGCATGTGGTCGGCCTCAATTACGGATGCACTTCAAGTGATTGTAATTTATATAGCCTTAGTATTGCTGTCTACGTTGACTATAAAAGAGTTTGGCGGAATGTCGCAACTATTAAGTAAACTACCATCAGAGTTCTCATCTTGGACTAACGTCGGAATTGTGCCACTGACGTCCTGGCTGGGAGGACTTATTTCTCTTGGTTTTGTCAGCCAGCCATGGTTACAACGTTGTGCATCTGTGACAACGCCTAAGAATGCAGTAAAAGCGGGGATTTTAGCAGGACTCTTAGTGTTGCCGGTAGGTTTACTATCAGCCTATGTTGGAGTGTTGGCTAGGGTTCAGTTACCTGGCTTAGATGCAAAAGCTGCAGTGCCAGCGGTGATTATGAATACCTTTTCTCCTTTTGTTGCGGGTATTTTTGTGGCATCTATCATTGCTGCTGCTATGTCGTGCGCCGATTCTTGGATCCATTCCTCCGCAACGTTAATGGTAAAAGACATCTATTTGAGGATTAAGCCTAATGCCTCTTCAAAGGAAGTTTATAGAATGACGGTTTATTCGACAATTTTTGTCGGTATTCTTGCTTTGGTTTTGGCCTTGATGTGGAAGGGTGGTATTATCATGTTGGTAATGTTTACTGGTGTATGGTCATCTGTAATTTACATTGGTCCATTATTGGTATCTTGGTTCCTTCCTATTAAATTAAAGCCGAGAGTAGGTTTAGGTATTATGCTGTTTTTATTAGTGTTGGGACCAGTTTTACTATTTTCGCCGAATTATATCTTTAAAGTTCACCCTAACTTTTCATTAGCTATCATTGCTTTAGCTGTCACAGTTATTTCCTTATTAATCCCCGGTGCCACATATTCAGATCATAAAGAAACAGTCTACGATCAAAGTGAAGTTGAAGCATAA